One stretch of Chitinophaga pendula DNA includes these proteins:
- a CDS encoding sensor histidine kinase, with translation MKIRNKLTSLFTLLFAVLLAVFALFIYLSAAQARKASFYKHLQQEAVTKANLLLDAKVPADVLHVIYRNAKGKGSQEEVAIYDTAFHLLYHDAVDIDKVKETREMIRRIAGGGPIAFEQAALQVTGFAYPHNGQLYVITAAATDVDGLRGVRYLLFSLVVGFLGIITLTWIAGRFFARKALQPVAEMVDKVEDITATRLDLRVPVQNEKDEIGELAVTFNHMLDRLEQSFTAQKQFVSNISHELRTPLAAMTGELELALQQVRSVATYEEVINLALLDARRMAKLSNGLLDLAKASFDPTAISKRSFRADELLLDARDQVLRSHSSYGVTIVFEQEIDDDDRISVNGNEYLLKVAFVNLMENSCKFSADHHGTVTIGYGGDELAISFTDEGIGITAEDLPYIFEPFFRGDNKRYAEGNGIGLSLTRRIITLHKGDIQVASRPGEGTTFTILLPHL, from the coding sequence ATGAAGATACGTAACAAACTTACTTCTTTATTTACCTTGTTATTTGCTGTGTTGCTGGCGGTGTTTGCGCTGTTCATCTACCTGTCTGCGGCGCAGGCGCGGAAGGCTTCTTTTTATAAACACCTGCAGCAGGAGGCGGTTACGAAAGCCAATTTGCTGCTGGATGCGAAGGTGCCGGCGGATGTGTTGCATGTGATATACCGGAATGCGAAGGGGAAGGGTTCGCAGGAGGAAGTGGCTATTTACGATACGGCTTTTCATTTGTTGTATCATGATGCGGTGGATATTGACAAGGTGAAGGAGACCCGTGAGATGATCCGGCGGATTGCTGGTGGCGGTCCTATTGCTTTTGAGCAGGCGGCTTTGCAGGTAACGGGTTTTGCGTATCCGCACAACGGGCAACTGTATGTTATTACGGCAGCGGCTACGGATGTGGATGGGCTTCGTGGGGTGCGTTACTTGCTTTTCAGTCTTGTGGTGGGATTCCTGGGGATCATTACATTGACCTGGATAGCGGGCCGGTTCTTTGCGCGGAAGGCGTTGCAGCCGGTGGCGGAGATGGTAGATAAAGTGGAGGATATCACAGCTACACGGCTGGACCTGCGTGTACCGGTGCAGAATGAGAAGGATGAGATCGGGGAGTTGGCGGTGACGTTCAATCATATGCTGGACCGGTTAGAGCAGTCTTTTACTGCGCAGAAGCAGTTCGTTAGTAATATCTCGCATGAGCTGCGTACGCCATTGGCGGCTATGACGGGGGAGCTGGAGCTGGCTTTGCAGCAGGTGCGCAGTGTTGCCACCTATGAGGAGGTGATCAATTTAGCGCTGCTGGATGCCCGGCGGATGGCTAAATTGTCGAACGGGCTGCTGGACCTGGCGAAGGCCAGTTTTGATCCGACGGCTATCAGTAAGCGGTCATTTCGGGCGGATGAGTTGTTGCTGGATGCGCGTGACCAGGTGTTGCGATCGCATAGCAGTTATGGGGTGACTATTGTATTTGAGCAGGAGATCGATGATGATGATCGTATATCCGTGAACGGTAATGAGTATCTGTTAAAGGTAGCTTTTGTGAACCTGATGGAGAACAGCTGTAAATTTTCTGCGGATCACCACGGTACGGTGACGATCGGCTACGGGGGGGATGAGCTGGCGATCTCCTTTACAGATGAGGGTATTGGTATTACGGCGGAGGATCTGCCTTATATTTTCGAGCCATTTTTCCGCGGGGATAATAAGCGATATGCAGAGGGGAATGGTATTGGGTTGTCATTGACGCGGCGCATTATTACTTTACATAAGGGGGACATACAAGTGGCGTCTAGGCC
- a CDS encoding response regulator transcription factor — protein MHILIIEDEERIARLVQRGLEESGYQVTVAYDGYTGRKLALQDTYALIITDIILPKVNGIDLCKEIRRARPDQPIIMLTAMGTTDDKVEGFDAGADDYLVKPIDMRELIVRVRALIKRYHGRSEVQPDEGILLYAGITLNRHTKLVMRDGQEIRLTPKEFKLLEYMLLHPERVLSRAEIAENVWNTFDTGTNFINTYIDYLRRKIDRNFATKLIHTRSGMGFIFKEEPDKPSE, from the coding sequence ATGCATATCCTGATCATAGAAGACGAAGAGCGTATTGCCCGGTTAGTGCAGCGGGGGTTGGAGGAGAGTGGTTACCAGGTGACGGTTGCTTATGACGGTTATACCGGCAGGAAGCTGGCGCTCCAAGATACTTATGCGCTTATTATCACTGATATTATACTTCCCAAAGTGAATGGGATAGATCTTTGTAAGGAGATCCGGCGGGCGCGGCCGGATCAGCCTATTATCATGCTGACGGCTATGGGAACGACGGATGACAAGGTGGAGGGTTTTGATGCCGGTGCGGATGACTACCTGGTGAAACCTATTGATATGCGTGAGTTAATTGTGAGAGTGCGTGCATTGATCAAGCGATATCATGGCCGTAGCGAGGTACAACCTGACGAGGGTATTCTGTTATATGCCGGTATTACGCTGAACCGGCATACCAAGTTGGTGATGCGGGATGGGCAGGAGATCCGGCTGACGCCGAAAGAGTTCAAGTTGCTGGAGTATATGCTGCTACATCCGGAGCGGGTGCTTTCCCGGGCGGAGATTGCGGAGAATGTGTGGAACACTTTTGACACCGGTACTAATTTTATCAATACCTATATCGACTATTTACGGCGAAAAATAGACCGGAACTTTGCTACCAAGCTGATACATACCCGTAGTGGTATGGGTTTTATCTTTAAGGAGGAACCTGATAAACCATCTGAATGA
- a CDS encoding DUF1963 domain-containing protein yields MSQIDQSSQQQLLDLLTPLIKEATRIIPHPPLRMPASSHLTSHFGGTPYFEQGEAWPVTEKGTPLAFIFQIINDGQISLPESIKVLQFYYDWENGPWDTPEDGWLVKTYRQIDPQAPSIAEKPYTRRLVKFCNITFEQVKSLPDWEGISHWNKNAEAIAGTINEAEPWEAYDEAVKQLIGEQSYRSQLGGYPKWLQAAADPANTAGHPMPLLFQLDSESHPGLNWGDSGLVYVFLDENNTEFTLQSL; encoded by the coding sequence ATGAGCCAAATTGATCAGTCCTCTCAACAACAATTACTTGACCTGCTTACACCCCTTATCAAAGAGGCTACTCGCATCATTCCTCACCCCCCACTCCGGATGCCTGCCAGCTCACACCTGACCTCCCACTTCGGAGGTACCCCCTACTTCGAACAGGGCGAAGCATGGCCCGTCACCGAAAAGGGTACCCCCCTAGCCTTCATTTTCCAGATCATCAACGATGGGCAGATCAGCCTCCCCGAATCTATTAAAGTACTACAGTTCTACTACGATTGGGAAAATGGCCCCTGGGATACCCCGGAAGATGGATGGCTTGTCAAAACTTACCGCCAGATAGACCCCCAGGCACCCTCCATCGCAGAAAAACCATATACCAGGAGACTCGTAAAATTCTGCAACATCACCTTCGAACAAGTAAAAAGCCTCCCCGACTGGGAAGGAATATCCCACTGGAACAAAAATGCCGAAGCAATCGCCGGCACCATCAACGAAGCCGAACCTTGGGAAGCTTACGACGAAGCCGTCAAACAACTCATCGGCGAACAATCCTATCGCTCCCAACTGGGCGGATATCCCAAATGGCTACAAGCAGCAGCAGACCCGGCCAACACAGCCGGACATCCCATGCCGCTACTCTTCCAGCTGGACTCCGAATCACACCCGGGACTCAACTGGGGCGACTCCGGACTCGTATACGTCTTCCTCGATGAAAACAATACCGAGTTCACCCTGCAAAGCCTGTAA